GTGTTAATGAACCTGAAAATTGTACATCAATTGTTACCGTaatgatattacaaatatataatgGCGTGATCAATTCAACTCACTCGGTATGGGTCGCAACACATTAGGCATTAGTACTTCAACtaaattttgataaaatgtataatCAACTTTTCTTATGAAATCTTGAACTTCTGAACATTTACACATCTGATATAACTTAGTCCTAAATAAACAGTATAAAATGTCTTAAAATCTTTTTcagaaatttctttaaaaaatcgagTATAAAAATCTTactttgataaatatttttcttcctcACATTCATCACCATTATTATTGTCCTGGCTACGCCAAAATTCTCTCCAAAGACTTTCTACAGTAGCGAACTCAAAGTTGAGAACAGCATCTAAAAAGGCTTCACAATGTTCTCTGTATATACTACGAAACGTATCAATATCCTCTAACGTGCAATCTTCCGGAAGGGACGAACCATGTCCAACTATTATTTCTGGAAATTCTGGAATAGCACCACTCGCCTCACCCAGATATTGATGATATTGTGGCGGCGAATTGTTCGAAGAAATGTTCGTATTCGAATGCGCATTGTTCTCATATGTAGTATCTTGTTTTTGGTTCACGAATTTGAATCGTTTCGTTTGCGAATTTGTACCATGTTGCTGACGCGGTGTTCCATCTTCATTTAACATGACTAAAGGAGAACTGGGTTTAACACGAATTCCATAATAATGATACTTTGAGTTTCCCCTGTGGAAGATGATAGTGATTAAAACATAATCATTTACAATTAAAATACAATGCAGAGTGTATTTAGAAAAAACAATAAAGTCCTTTACCTTGTGCCCAATCGTCTGGTTCTTAAACCCAAAAAAACGGAACGTATTAATTTCCCAAAACTTGCAGCATTTACAGGATCTAACTTATTTTCGGAACAGTGACGTAGATAATGATTGTAAAGTGTGGATCTTGGAAGAGAAACACCATCTGCTGTTTCATAATTTTCAAGCAACCAATGAACCTGATtacataaaattcattataaacTTCAGAATCATATTATTAACGAACAACAgatatataacactatatacatgaaaaatcagaaaataaaatGCTAGTTCAAACTACATAACACCCACACATGCTAGTAGTATTTATGTTAGAAAAAATCTTTCTTGCATTATTGGCGaatcaaattaaattttgagCTTGTATAAAGCACCTCTAGAGAAGCAGTTTTGCATGCTACAACAAATTAGTACAGCTAAGCTTACAAATAGAGATTATGTATCAGCTTACTGTTGCTTGGGAAACTCTAGTGGCATGCGTCATATTTGCAGCTGCTGCTGCAGCATCTTCCACGGTGACAGCAGTACTTCCTGAATTACCGCTGATCAAGTATGCCCCTCCACCCCCGCTAACCACAGTTTCCTATCAAACACCCAACATACCAATACCACATTAAATCCCAATTTCGAAAAAGTAGCTTCATTATAGATCACCATTCGCTATTTAATATTCTAGAGCAACttgatacaaatttatattatataaaaaaagagtgtatatatatatatatatatattgtctacatatatatatatatatatatacatatatatatacatatacatatatattgcatacatattatatacatatatatatatatatatatatatatatatatatatacacagttTTGCAAAATTATAAAGAAATTGAAAGCAATGGGAACCATAAACATGCATTGCTATCTTACCGCATTTTCTGTCTGTGGACTAGCACGTGCAGCAGCTGCAGATATTAACGCGTGTGCTGTCGGATCCCCATCTACAACACTCTGTTGAATAAGGTACGTGCCATTGCCCTGGGATAACAATTGTCCAGTTGTAGAATTTGAACCCTGACCAGTAACCTACATGCAATGAAATATTATTCACGATAATACTAAAAGCCACACATTACGCTAGAATTACAGTTACATCCATTAATAGCAGATAAGATCTTTTATAAATTACCTGAGCATAAGTTACTGGTGTGGTTGCTGGTGTGTAGTACTGACTGGATGCAGGAGTATACATCGCTCCTGCTTCTCCAACAGCATATACAGGGTATGTCCTATGAATgatgaattataaaatttagtGGAACGATTgaatataatattgatatacttacATCTGGCCATTTGTCGGTATATACGTAGAACCATCCCCCTCAACATATTGGACATAGGTAGGATGAGAAACCGACTCGGACCCCACCGCTTCCGGTTCACCAGACACTGAAACAAacgcgatatatttcaatatatttatata
This genomic stretch from Bombus affinis isolate iyBomAffi1 chromosome 16, iyBomAffi1.2, whole genome shotgun sequence harbors:
- the LOC126925375 gene encoding DNA-binding protein RFX2 isoform X4 — protein: MTTTGAQYALAASTRANNSGGSSTTVGVEPKPSVVVVTTSSSSGSGNAAQSQSTRGQQLITVVTSPDPSSPNNLQPIQLLVQDPLETAADSSNGSTGTPAHVTAQVVVNTTHSGQHTLVDSDAASTSAGTIVSGSPHFITVTGTSDSPSYASLTTAVVSGEPEAVGSESVSHPTYVQYVEGDGSTYIPTNGQMTYPVYAVGEAGAMYTPASSQYYTPATTPVTYAQVTGQGSNSTTGQLLSQGNGTYLIQQSVVDGDPTAHALISAAAARASPQTENAETVVSGGGGAYLISGNSGSTAVTVEDAAAAAANMTHATRVSQATVHWLLENYETADGVSLPRSTLYNHYLRHCSENKLDPVNAASFGKLIRSVFLGLRTRRLGTRGNSKYHYYGIRVKPSSPLVMLNEDGTPRQQHGTNSQTKRFKFVNQKQDTTYENNAHSNTNISSNNSPPQYHQYLGEASGAIPEFPEIIVGHGSSLPEDCTLEDIDTFRSIYREHCEAFLDAVLNFEFATVESLWREFWRSQDNNNGDECEEEKYLSKTKLYQMCKCSEVQDFIRKVDYTFYQNLVEVLMPNVLRPIPSSLTQSIRNFAKGLESWLTSAMADCPEEMTQIKLTAVSAFAQTLRRYTSLNHLAQAARAVLQNSSQINQMLADLNRVDFHNVQEQASWVCQCDYAMVQRLEADFKVTLQQQNSLEDWAIWLKSVVTQVLKPFEEKPTFAKAARQFLLKWSFYSSMVIRDLTLRSAASFGSFHLIRLLYDEYMFYLIEHQVAVATGTTPIAVMGDKSQNCSLVSAFGATSNGDASNTTQPKRMKLS